The genome window AACCAAAGTGCCAACGAGGAAGCTCATTTACCGGATTATGAAGCGTTTAAAAAGGAAGGCTGTTACGTTTACCGGAGCCTGGAGGAGAAGACGGCATTTGGAGAACAGATTGAAAAAGGAGTTCCCTTCCAGACTCCTTCCGGGAAGATTGAGATATTTTCCAAACGTTTGTATGAGAGAGGGCAAAGAGAACTGCCCGGTATTCCCTGTTATACGCCTTGCGAGGAGGGGGCTGAGGATCCTTTGCGAGAAAGGTTTCCGCTGCAGCTTATCGGGTATCATACGAAAAGGCGCTGTCATTCTACGAATGACCATAACCGGAATCTGGACCGGATTGATAAGCCGCATTTGTGGATTCACCCGGAAGATGCGAGTAAGAGAGGGCTGGAAAATGGAGCATTGGCCGAAATCTATAATGACAGAGGCCGGGTGAGGGTTCCTGTTAAAGTGACGGAGCGTATCGTAAGGGGAGTGGTTGCGCTCAGCGAAGGCGGCTGGTACACACCGGATGAGAACGGAGTGGATGTGCGGGGAAGCATCAATGTGCTGACGATGACCCACAGAGCGACTCCACTTGCCAAAGCGAATCCGCAGCATACAAATCTGGTAGAAGTGAAGCGGTGCGAGGAATATGTGTAAATATGTACAGACTACCGTTTCAGGCTATCATGTAGGGGCAAGATGACGTAAGGAATGATATTTATATGGGATACATTTTGATAAAGAAAACAGGAAAGGCTAAGAGAATGGGAAGAAAAGAAGAAATTATAGAATTAACAAAAGAACTTATGGAAATTCCCAGCATTTCAGATTCTGACAGTGAATTGCTGGCTTCAGATTTTATTGTTAAGTGGTTCCAAAGCCTCCCCTTTTTTCGGGAATTTCCGCAATATGCCGGTTCTTATCAAATTCCGGGGGATTATCGGAATCGGGATGTAGCATATGCCTATGTTCCCGGAACGAGCAAAAAAACTTTGGTTTTGATGGGACATTTTGATGTGGTTTCTGTGGCGGATTTCGGTGAGGGTCAAGAGGTGGCATTTTCTGCGGATAAGGTTATCGGATATCTGGAAAAATGCGAGTTAGATGAGGATGCGCGGGCCGATCTGGAAAGCGGAGAGTGGATGTTTGGGCGAGGCTGCGGGGATATGAAGGGCGGTCTTGCGGCAGCGATGATATTTGTAAAGGAATATACAGAATGTGCGAAGAGACCGGGAAGTCTTCTTTTGGTGGCTGTGCCGGATGAAGAATCCTATTCTGCCGGCATGCGGGGAGCCGGCGGACTCATGAAGGAACTGAAGGAGAAATATGACCTGGATTATGAACTTCTGATCGATCCGGAACCGAATGCACGGCAAGGCAGCAGACATATTGTCCCGGTGGGATCGGCGGGGAAATGTATGCCGGTGCTTCTGGCGCAGGGAGCAGTTTCCCATGTCAGTAAATGTTTTGAGGGGCTGAATCCCATGGGAATTATGGGCGAAATATTTAATCGGACAGAGCTTTCGCTGGAGTTTTCAGATATCAGTGACGGAGAGATTACCTGCCCTCCTACCTGGCTGTGGCTGAAGGATATGAAGGAGGAATATGACGTATCCGTTCCGCACCGGGTCAGCGGATATATTAGTATGATAAGCTATGAATCGACGCCGGAGGACGTTCTCGATAAGCTCATTCCTATTTGCAATGAGGCGTTTGAAGCCTACGTGGAGAAAATGAAGAATATTTATCAGAGATATCAAAAACTGTGCAAATATCCTTCTGATTATCAGATAGCCTGGGAACCGAAGGTCATGACTTTGGCAGAGCTATGTGCTTACCTGAAGGAAGAGAAAGGGGAAGGATATAGAAGGTTTTACGAAGATCTGTATACAGAAACAGCGGCTAAGATTCAAAGTGGTACTTTGAATTACCCGCAGGCGACGATTTACATGATGGACAGTCTGCTTACATTTTCGGGAATCACAAAGCCACTGGTACTTTTAGGCTTCACTCCGCCGTATTATCCGGCAGTGCGAAGCGATCATGTAAAAGGAAAAGAAAAAACCGCGGACAGGTGTTTGACGGCGGCGGGAAAGAAGATGGAAGAAAAATACGGGGTTTCCTATGTGAAGGAGAACTATACGCTGGGTCTGTCTGATCTTAGCTATTGTAGTATTGACAAAGAGTTTGATTATGTGAAATATTCCCGGAATACGCCGTTGTGGGGAGATTTGTACAGTATTGATTTTGATGTGATTAGCCGGATTGATGTGCCGTCGATACTGGCAGGGCCATGGAGCAAAGATTTGCACAAAAAAACGGAGCGGGTACATATAAAGAGTCTTTCGGAAGAGTATCCGGAGTTTTTGGCGGCAGTCAGCGAAGAAGTGTGGAAAAATAGTTGAGACAGAGGTAGACAATATAAGAATCCTACCGTACAATGAAATTAGTTTCATTTACAGGAGAGGATTATGCTATGGAGAGACTAAAGAAATTATTTGCACCGGTGGATATGACGGTGGGAAGGCCCTGGGAGAACATTCTTTTATTTACGATTCCTATGTTGATCGGTAATATCGCACAGCAGCTTTATAACACGGTGGACAGTGTGGTGGTCGGGAACTATGTCGGGGATAATGCGCTGGCGGCAGTGGGGAGTGCCGGGCCTATTCTGAATCTTCTGATCGTGTTGTTCGTCGGAATCAGTGTGGGAGCCAGTATCATGGTTTCGCAGTATTTTGGCGCGAGGAACCGGGAGGATTTGTCAAGGACGATTGGAAATTGTATCACGCTTACGGCAGTGGCGTCGCTGTTTGTGATGGTGGTGGCGACCCTGGCAGCGCGCCCGCTGCTCGTTATGCTCCGGACGCCGGATAGTATTCTGGATTGGTGTACGTCCTACCTGCGGATTCTGTTTATCGGAGTCGCCGGAATGGCGTATTACAATATCCTGGGCGGGGTGCTTAGAGGGCTTGGAGATTCCGTGTCGGCACTTTTGTATCTGATCGTGGCCAGCGTGATGAATATTATACTGGACTTGGTCTTTGTGATTAATTTTGATATGGGAGTTGCGGGAGTTGCTCTTGCGACGGCAATCGCGCAGGGCTGTTCAGCGATGCTGTGTCTTCTGAAGCTACTTAGGATGAAGGACGCGTTTGATCTGAATTGGTCCTATCTGAGGATGACGAAGCATCATTCCATGAATATCATTCGCCTGGGGGTGCCTTCCGGGGTGACGCAGGCAATTCTTTCTATGGCGATGCTGGTGGTACAGTCCCTTACGAACAGCTTTGGGGAACAGTTCATTGCGGCGAACGTGATCGTGATGCGTGTGGACGGTTTTGCGATGCTTCCGAACTTCTCATTTGGAACGGCGATGACGACTTACGCCGGGCAGAATGTGGGAGCGGGACAATTGGATCGTGTGAAGCAGGGGGCTAAGCAGGGGACCTGTATGGCGCTTGGGACTTCCGTGTTTATCACGATGCTGATTCTGATATTTGGAAAACATTTGATGGGGATTTTTACAAATACGCAGGAACTGGTAGAACTGAGTATGAATATGATGAGAATCCTTGCGTTTGGATACCTTGCCATGGCAGTGACGCAGAGTCTTTCCGGCGTCATGCGCGGAGCGGGAGATACGATGACCCCGATGTGGATCTCCCTGTTTACGACGATCGTGCTCCGGGTACCGGTCGCTTATGGCCTGGCGTATGTGACGAGGAGCGCGGCCTATCCGATGGGACGAAAGGAAAGCGTGTTTATCTCGCTTCTGGTGTCCTGGGTCATGGGAGCTGTGATTACTGCGATATTCTATAAGAGGGGGAAATGGATAGATAAAGGGCTGAAATAGGAAGAAGAGAAAGAGTGCTGCTGAATCGGTTATTTGAGGATTTGGCAGCACTCTTATTCGATTACCAAGTATGCCTAAGTGAAGAATCGGTGGCCATGAGGTTGCCGGACATATTTAAGCGAAGGTCCGGAGAACCTTATTTTGGTCAAAAAAATCGTGTTTACCTATCCGATCAGGAACGTTCCCATCTCCCGCTTGCCCCGCAGGGAAGTACCAGTCCGTTGGAAGAGACGGGAAGTCCGATTTCCTGGGAGTCTACGTGTCCGTTCCATTTCCTGAGCTCCGTTGCCAGCATGTAGGTCAGCACTGCCGGCGCAAGGCCGGTGGTGTAGGAGTTGATCAGGAAGAACAGCGGATCATCGGATAAGATCTTAGCGCAAAGCTTAATTAAGGGGTGGATAGCCTCTTCGATTTTCCATATCTCGCCTTTAGGTCCACGTCCATAGGACGGCGGGTCCATGATAATCGCGTCGTAGTGATTGCCACGGCGGATCTCCCGCTCTACGAATTTGACACAGTCATCTACCAGCCAGCGAATCGGGGCATCGCCAAGACCTGATGAGACGGCGTTTTCCTTGGCCCAGGTAACCATGCCCTTGGAGGCGTCCACGTGGGTGACCTGTGCACCCGCTGCGGCAGCGGCAAGGGTGGCGCCGCCGGTATAAGCAAAAAGGTTAAGTACCTTTACCGGGCGTCCGACGGATTTGATCTTTTCAGAGAACCAGTCCCAGTTGACGGCCTGCTCCGGAAAAAGGCCGGTGTGCTTGAAGTTAAAAGGTTTCAGGTTAAAGGTCAGAGTCTTATAATGAATCTGCCATTGCTGGGGGAGGTCAAAGAATTCCCATTCTCCGCCGCCTTTTTTGCTGCGGTGGTAGTGGGCGTTCGGAGACTTCCAGCCCTTTTGCGTTTTGGGAGTATCCCAGATTACCTGTGGGTCCGGGCGTATCAGAAGAAAATCGCCCCAACGCTCTAATTTTTCTCCGCTTGCGGAGTCTATTACTTCATAATCTTTCCAACCATTAGCAATCCACATGTTGTATTGTCCTTTCGTATCAGTTATTCTTTATTATTTGGCGGGAATTTCAAATGATACCTGGTTTATTTATTTCCTGAATTAGTTTGAGGACGGTATCCAGATCCAGTTCTAATTCGTCTGCGATGGTTTTCGGGGATTTGCTTTTTTGGAGTTTTTTTCTATCAATTCCCGGTGTGCGGCGTTACGTCCATCTTCCTGCCCAGCACTATACCCATCTTCATGTCCCGCTTTATATCCTTCTTCATGTTCGTAATATTTTTCTTCCCAAGCCTGCATATACTTCACTCCAATTTCTTCGCTGAGCTTGACCTTACGCACCCGCTCATGGATTCGTCGGATTCTTTCACTGCCAGAAGCGTCCGCCTCAGAAGCTGTCGTATTCTCCAGATAATGCAGAAAATCTACCAGTTCCTTTGAGACTTCGGTATCATTCGTCCCTCGCGTATTCAGAAAAATGTGGACAGCCTTATCTTCCAGAAGACATTCCGGTACTTCATGACACCTTGCTTCAAAGGTATATTGGTACTTCCCGTAGCCAAACAGATTAAAAGGTGTGATGATAATGATATACGACGTATTCAAAAGATTATAATTCGGAATACCGGGTTTCAAAAGTCCAGTATCGATAAGCGTCTGGTAGTAGCGGCTTCGTTTTGCCAGGTCAGCTTTCTTTTTGGCTTGCATTTCCGTGTTATAAATCGTATTTTATTCTTTTTCGGTTTTGATTTTATCAAGCAGAGAAATCTCTTTTCCGAAAATAATACTGAGTACGTCCTGATGCGTCTGTGGGTCGTCCATCACTTCATCGAAAAGGAAACGACTGGTCAGGTTCAGGTCTTTCAGCGGTATGATATTTTGTTTATGGTTCATGTATCCTCCTTTAGTGTATCATAGTTGTTCAGTATATTACAAATAAAATCAATCAATTATGTGGTCATAATTATATGGTCATAAATATCCCCTCCGTTCTTTTGTATTTGTTTCTGCTATGAAATAATTTGGCGATCAGCCATGAATTTGTGATCCTATTGCTATTCGAATTTCTTGTCAGTGTATCAAGCATACTCTGAAAGAAATAAAATTTCAAGATATGGAAAAGAGAAAAAGTTTTTAATATGATTTATTCAAAAAGACTGAATTGAATACAAAATTAGACAAAATAGAACAAATAAAGACAAATGAAAGTGAAATATAGAAAAAATTTCTAAATAGTGATACAATAACAACAGGTAACAGTAGGCATATACTCCTGTAAGTGAATCTTATCTTTACATAGCACGAAGAAAAGTTTTGCAGGAGGTGAGATACGAATGAGAAAACTCTATGTGCTGATGCTGCTAAGCATTAATTTGTTACCAATGTTGCTGCTTTTCCTGCTTGCCATTCTGGTGTTTACTCGCAAGAAAGGGAAAGTAAAAACAATTGATTTGGATATTTGGGGGTGTCATTTGATACTTACAATGTCCTGATATAGAAGCCGGGTAGCACCGGCTTTTATATTGTGAGGAGGAGCATAATGATAAAATGCAAATATAGTAAATACGATAGAGCAGGGAGAGAATTGACCAGCGAAATTATGCCGGTATGTGATGTGGTTAGTGAAGGGATAGAAAAGGGAGAATTTCCTTTTTTTATTGCACATGAATATAGCAGGCTTTATGACATGGTGGAAAAAAAGCAAATTGCAGGAGCC of Roseburia hominis contains these proteins:
- a CDS encoding MATE family efflux transporter, with product MERLKKLFAPVDMTVGRPWENILLFTIPMLIGNIAQQLYNTVDSVVVGNYVGDNALAAVGSAGPILNLLIVLFVGISVGASIMVSQYFGARNREDLSRTIGNCITLTAVASLFVMVVATLAARPLLVMLRTPDSILDWCTSYLRILFIGVAGMAYYNILGGVLRGLGDSVSALLYLIVASVMNIILDLVFVINFDMGVAGVALATAIAQGCSAMLCLLKLLRMKDAFDLNWSYLRMTKHHSMNIIRLGVPSGVTQAILSMAMLVVQSLTNSFGEQFIAANVIVMRVDGFAMLPNFSFGTAMTTYAGQNVGAGQLDRVKQGAKQGTCMALGTSVFITMLILIFGKHLMGIFTNTQELVELSMNMMRILAFGYLAMAVTQSLSGVMRGAGDTMTPMWISLFTTIVLRVPVAYGLAYVTRSAAYPMGRKESVFISLLVSWVMGAVITAIFYKRGKWIDKGLK
- a CDS encoding M20/M25/M40 family metallo-hydrolase, which produces MGYILIKKTGKAKRMGRKEEIIELTKELMEIPSISDSDSELLASDFIVKWFQSLPFFREFPQYAGSYQIPGDYRNRDVAYAYVPGTSKKTLVLMGHFDVVSVADFGEGQEVAFSADKVIGYLEKCELDEDARADLESGEWMFGRGCGDMKGGLAAAMIFVKEYTECAKRPGSLLLVAVPDEESYSAGMRGAGGLMKELKEKYDLDYELLIDPEPNARQGSRHIVPVGSAGKCMPVLLAQGAVSHVSKCFEGLNPMGIMGEIFNRTELSLEFSDISDGEITCPPTWLWLKDMKEEYDVSVPHRVSGYISMISYESTPEDVLDKLIPICNEAFEAYVEKMKNIYQRYQKLCKYPSDYQIAWEPKVMTLAELCAYLKEEKGEGYRRFYEDLYTETAAKIQSGTLNYPQATIYMMDSLLTFSGITKPLVLLGFTPPYYPAVRSDHVKGKEKTADRCLTAAGKKMEEKYGVSYVKENYTLGLSDLSYCSIDKEFDYVKYSRNTPLWGDLYSIDFDVISRIDVPSILAGPWSKDLHKKTERVHIKSLSEEYPEFLAAVSEEVWKNS
- a CDS encoding class I SAM-dependent methyltransferase, translating into MWIANGWKDYEVIDSASGEKLERWGDFLLIRPDPQVIWDTPKTQKGWKSPNAHYHRSKKGGGEWEFFDLPQQWQIHYKTLTFNLKPFNFKHTGLFPEQAVNWDWFSEKIKSVGRPVKVLNLFAYTGGATLAAAAAGAQVTHVDASKGMVTWAKENAVSSGLGDAPIRWLVDDCVKFVEREIRRGNHYDAIIMDPPSYGRGPKGEIWKIEEAIHPLIKLCAKILSDDPLFFLINSYTTGLAPAVLTYMLATELRKWNGHVDSQEIGLPVSSNGLVLPCGASGRWERS